In the Clavelina lepadiformis chromosome 8, kaClaLepa1.1, whole genome shotgun sequence genome, one interval contains:
- the LOC143469864 gene encoding uncharacterized protein LOC143469864 isoform X2: MDNEVSTSDEDYATVLSKDLFNAFSSHGKIGELPEDLRGWDVCNNLHDNELELICAANKPYSTLRLINASLSKDKCTAADISERPNSANAGTKPRKKFSSASASNLSIRKSNSRCIATTTASALLSPHRIGAEAGLRMSPRSRRPASDPPIRYFSKFPMLFHGIKDIEYQFKPHLNHKQHMELYRNSYSYILIRKFRELRASGLTGTKLQTALRLNMCSSASNNNKQHTEGKCRVNSVSQTPRECACQQPKLCPPSTGKPAVASPPVVYYSENCPSGPVLYSRTPRGQGAPSKGSDAVSSTVNTAPMCGCTSLPKSTMEVNSVIIKSSKQRPFDENEKAYKNKKLVGRSPRPRKAQSADVNEKRKSKVCTPVSSVVGFRKVKSNIIRKMSPPGRVPVVVRRSSPSIRSKRDPGSPIAAGANYLSIAMATHTVTSPYYRSNKETDSSVSMI; encoded by the exons ATGGATAACGAAGTGTCAACAAGTGATGAAGATTATGCTACTGTCTTATCAAAGGAtttatttaatgcattttCATCTCATGGCAAAATCGGAGAGTTACCA GAGGATCTAAGAGGTTGGGATGTATGCAATAATCTTCACGATAATGAATTGGAGCTCATATGCGCTGCGAACAAGCCATACAG CACACTACGACTGATCAACGCTTCGCTTTCGAAAGACAAATGCACTGCAGCAGATATTTCTGAACGGCCGAATTCGGCTAATGCAGGGACTAAACCTCGAAAAAAGTTTTCTAGCGCAAGTGCAAGCAATTTGTCAATTCGTAAAAGCAA TTCTAGATGTATTGCAACCACTACCGCGTCGGCATTACTTTCTCCACACCGTATTGGAGCTGAAGCTGGGTTGAGAATGTCACCTCGATCTCGACGGCCTGCATCCGATCCACCAATTCGATATTTTTCGAAGTTCCCCATGCTCTTTCACGGGATAAAGGACATAGAGTATCAGTTCAAGCCGCACCTTAATCACAAGCAACATATGGAGTTATATAG AAATTCCTATAGTTACATACTCATTCGCAAGTTCCGAGAGTTGCGTGCAAGTGGTCTTACAGGCACCAAGCTTCAGACAGCGCTGCGGTTAAATATGTGTTCTTCAGcatcaaacaacaacaaacaacatacTGAAGGGAAGTGCCGGGTAAAT AGCGTATCACAAACGCCAAGAGAATGCGCTTGCCAACAGCCAAAGTTATGCCCTCCTTCAACTGGAAAACCAGCTGTAGCGTCTCCGCCTGTGGTTTATTACAGCGAAAACTGTCCATCCGGTCCCGTGTTGTACAGTCGCACCCCACGTGGCCAAGGTGCGCCAAGTAAAGGGAGCGATGCTGTTTCATCTACAG TGAACACTGCACCGATGTGTGGTTGCACCAGTCTGCCTAAATCTACGATGGAAGTCAATTCGGTCATAATTAAATCTTCAAAGCAGCGACCATTTGACGAAAACGAAAAAGCATATAAA AACAAGAAACTTGTTGGCAGAAGCCCGAGGCCTCGCAAAGCTCAGAGTGCTGATGTTAATGAAAAGCGAAAGAGCAAAGTATGTACTCCTGTGTCATCTGTAGTAGGATTTCG TAAAGTGAAATCAAACATCATTCGTAAAATGTCACCCCCGGGGAGGGTACCAGTCGTCGTTCGTCGATCATCGCCGTCGATACGCAGTAAAAGAGACCCTGGTTCGCCAATAGCAGCTGGAG CAAATTACCTCTCCATTGCTATGGCAACTCATACCGTGACGTCACCATATTACCGCAGTAACAAAGAAACAGACAGCAGCGTTTCCATGATCTAG
- the LOC143469864 gene encoding uncharacterized protein LOC143469864 isoform X4, whose protein sequence is MDNEVSTSDEDYATVLSKDLFNAFSSHGKIGELPEDLRGWDVCNNLHDNELELICAANKPYSTLRLINASLSKDKCTAADISERPNSANAGTKPRKKFSSASASNLSIRKSKSSRCIATTTASALLSPHRIGAEAGLRMSPRSRRPASDPPIRYFSKFPMLFHGIKDIEYQFKPHLNHKQHMELYSYILIRKFRELRASGLTGTKLQTALRLNMCSSASNNNKQHTEGKCRVNSVSQTPRECACQQPKLCPPSTGKPAVASPPVVYYSENCPSGPVLYSRTPRGQGAPSKGSDAVSSTVNTAPMCGCTSLPKSTMEVNSVIIKSSKQRPFDENEKAYKNKKLVGRSPRPRKAQSADVNEKRKSKVCTPVSSVVGFRKVKSNIIRKMSPPGRVPVVVRRSSPSIRSKRDPGSPIAAGANYLSIAMATHTVTSPYYRSNKETDSSVSMI, encoded by the exons ATGGATAACGAAGTGTCAACAAGTGATGAAGATTATGCTACTGTCTTATCAAAGGAtttatttaatgcattttCATCTCATGGCAAAATCGGAGAGTTACCA GAGGATCTAAGAGGTTGGGATGTATGCAATAATCTTCACGATAATGAATTGGAGCTCATATGCGCTGCGAACAAGCCATACAG CACACTACGACTGATCAACGCTTCGCTTTCGAAAGACAAATGCACTGCAGCAGATATTTCTGAACGGCCGAATTCGGCTAATGCAGGGACTAAACCTCGAAAAAAGTTTTCTAGCGCAAGTGCAAGCAATTTGTCAATTCGTAAAAGCAA AAGTTCTAGATGTATTGCAACCACTACCGCGTCGGCATTACTTTCTCCACACCGTATTGGAGCTGAAGCTGGGTTGAGAATGTCACCTCGATCTCGACGGCCTGCATCCGATCCACCAATTCGATATTTTTCGAAGTTCCCCATGCTCTTTCACGGGATAAAGGACATAGAGTATCAGTTCAAGCCGCACCTTAATCACAAGCAACATATGGAGTTATATAG TTACATACTCATTCGCAAGTTCCGAGAGTTGCGTGCAAGTGGTCTTACAGGCACCAAGCTTCAGACAGCGCTGCGGTTAAATATGTGTTCTTCAGcatcaaacaacaacaaacaacatacTGAAGGGAAGTGCCGGGTAAAT AGCGTATCACAAACGCCAAGAGAATGCGCTTGCCAACAGCCAAAGTTATGCCCTCCTTCAACTGGAAAACCAGCTGTAGCGTCTCCGCCTGTGGTTTATTACAGCGAAAACTGTCCATCCGGTCCCGTGTTGTACAGTCGCACCCCACGTGGCCAAGGTGCGCCAAGTAAAGGGAGCGATGCTGTTTCATCTACAG TGAACACTGCACCGATGTGTGGTTGCACCAGTCTGCCTAAATCTACGATGGAAGTCAATTCGGTCATAATTAAATCTTCAAAGCAGCGACCATTTGACGAAAACGAAAAAGCATATAAA AACAAGAAACTTGTTGGCAGAAGCCCGAGGCCTCGCAAAGCTCAGAGTGCTGATGTTAATGAAAAGCGAAAGAGCAAAGTATGTACTCCTGTGTCATCTGTAGTAGGATTTCG TAAAGTGAAATCAAACATCATTCGTAAAATGTCACCCCCGGGGAGGGTACCAGTCGTCGTTCGTCGATCATCGCCGTCGATACGCAGTAAAAGAGACCCTGGTTCGCCAATAGCAGCTGGAG CAAATTACCTCTCCATTGCTATGGCAACTCATACCGTGACGTCACCATATTACCGCAGTAACAAAGAAACAGACAGCAGCGTTTCCATGATCTAG
- the LOC143469864 gene encoding uncharacterized protein LOC143469864 isoform X5: MDNEVSTSDEDYATVLSKDLFNAFSSHGKIGELPEDLRGWDVCNNLHDNELELICAANKPYSTLRLINASLSKDKCTAADISERPNSANAGTKPRKKFSSASASNLSIRKSKSSRCIATTTASALLSPHRIGAEAGLRMSPRSRRPASDPPIRYFSKFPMLFHGIKDIEYQFKPHLNHKQHMELYRNSYSYILIRKFRELRASGLTGTKLQTALRLNMCSSASNNNKQHTEGKCRVNSVSQTPRECACQQPKLCPPSTGKPAVASPPVVYYSENCPSGPVLYSRTPRGQGAPSKGSDAVSSTVNTAPMCGCTSLPKSTMEVNSVIIKSSKQRPFDENEKAYKNKKLVGRSPRPRKAQSADVNEKRKSKVCTPVSSVVGFRKVKSNIIRKMSPPGRVPVVVRRSSPSIRSKRDPGSPIAAGGKTKIVFMP, from the exons ATGGATAACGAAGTGTCAACAAGTGATGAAGATTATGCTACTGTCTTATCAAAGGAtttatttaatgcattttCATCTCATGGCAAAATCGGAGAGTTACCA GAGGATCTAAGAGGTTGGGATGTATGCAATAATCTTCACGATAATGAATTGGAGCTCATATGCGCTGCGAACAAGCCATACAG CACACTACGACTGATCAACGCTTCGCTTTCGAAAGACAAATGCACTGCAGCAGATATTTCTGAACGGCCGAATTCGGCTAATGCAGGGACTAAACCTCGAAAAAAGTTTTCTAGCGCAAGTGCAAGCAATTTGTCAATTCGTAAAAGCAA AAGTTCTAGATGTATTGCAACCACTACCGCGTCGGCATTACTTTCTCCACACCGTATTGGAGCTGAAGCTGGGTTGAGAATGTCACCTCGATCTCGACGGCCTGCATCCGATCCACCAATTCGATATTTTTCGAAGTTCCCCATGCTCTTTCACGGGATAAAGGACATAGAGTATCAGTTCAAGCCGCACCTTAATCACAAGCAACATATGGAGTTATATAG AAATTCCTATAGTTACATACTCATTCGCAAGTTCCGAGAGTTGCGTGCAAGTGGTCTTACAGGCACCAAGCTTCAGACAGCGCTGCGGTTAAATATGTGTTCTTCAGcatcaaacaacaacaaacaacatacTGAAGGGAAGTGCCGGGTAAAT AGCGTATCACAAACGCCAAGAGAATGCGCTTGCCAACAGCCAAAGTTATGCCCTCCTTCAACTGGAAAACCAGCTGTAGCGTCTCCGCCTGTGGTTTATTACAGCGAAAACTGTCCATCCGGTCCCGTGTTGTACAGTCGCACCCCACGTGGCCAAGGTGCGCCAAGTAAAGGGAGCGATGCTGTTTCATCTACAG TGAACACTGCACCGATGTGTGGTTGCACCAGTCTGCCTAAATCTACGATGGAAGTCAATTCGGTCATAATTAAATCTTCAAAGCAGCGACCATTTGACGAAAACGAAAAAGCATATAAA AACAAGAAACTTGTTGGCAGAAGCCCGAGGCCTCGCAAAGCTCAGAGTGCTGATGTTAATGAAAAGCGAAAGAGCAAAGTATGTACTCCTGTGTCATCTGTAGTAGGATTTCG TAAAGTGAAATCAAACATCATTCGTAAAATGTCACCCCCGGGGAGGGTACCAGTCGTCGTTCGTCGATCATCGCCGTCGATACGCAGTAAAAGAGACCCTGGTTCGCCAATAGCAGCTGGAGGtaaaacgaaaattgttttcatgcCCTAG
- the LOC143469864 gene encoding uncharacterized protein LOC143469864 isoform X1 has protein sequence MDNEVSTSDEDYATVLSKDLFNAFSSHGKIGELPEDLRGWDVCNNLHDNELELICAANKPYSTLRLINASLSKDKCTAADISERPNSANAGTKPRKKFSSASASNLSIRKSKSSRCIATTTASALLSPHRIGAEAGLRMSPRSRRPASDPPIRYFSKFPMLFHGIKDIEYQFKPHLNHKQHMELYRNSYSYILIRKFRELRASGLTGTKLQTALRLNMCSSASNNNKQHTEGKCRVNSVSQTPRECACQQPKLCPPSTGKPAVASPPVVYYSENCPSGPVLYSRTPRGQGAPSKGSDAVSSTVNTAPMCGCTSLPKSTMEVNSVIIKSSKQRPFDENEKAYKNKKLVGRSPRPRKAQSADVNEKRKSKVCTPVSSVVGFRKVKSNIIRKMSPPGRVPVVVRRSSPSIRSKRDPGSPIAAGANYLSIAMATHTVTSPYYRSNKETDSSVSMI, from the exons ATGGATAACGAAGTGTCAACAAGTGATGAAGATTATGCTACTGTCTTATCAAAGGAtttatttaatgcattttCATCTCATGGCAAAATCGGAGAGTTACCA GAGGATCTAAGAGGTTGGGATGTATGCAATAATCTTCACGATAATGAATTGGAGCTCATATGCGCTGCGAACAAGCCATACAG CACACTACGACTGATCAACGCTTCGCTTTCGAAAGACAAATGCACTGCAGCAGATATTTCTGAACGGCCGAATTCGGCTAATGCAGGGACTAAACCTCGAAAAAAGTTTTCTAGCGCAAGTGCAAGCAATTTGTCAATTCGTAAAAGCAA AAGTTCTAGATGTATTGCAACCACTACCGCGTCGGCATTACTTTCTCCACACCGTATTGGAGCTGAAGCTGGGTTGAGAATGTCACCTCGATCTCGACGGCCTGCATCCGATCCACCAATTCGATATTTTTCGAAGTTCCCCATGCTCTTTCACGGGATAAAGGACATAGAGTATCAGTTCAAGCCGCACCTTAATCACAAGCAACATATGGAGTTATATAG AAATTCCTATAGTTACATACTCATTCGCAAGTTCCGAGAGTTGCGTGCAAGTGGTCTTACAGGCACCAAGCTTCAGACAGCGCTGCGGTTAAATATGTGTTCTTCAGcatcaaacaacaacaaacaacatacTGAAGGGAAGTGCCGGGTAAAT AGCGTATCACAAACGCCAAGAGAATGCGCTTGCCAACAGCCAAAGTTATGCCCTCCTTCAACTGGAAAACCAGCTGTAGCGTCTCCGCCTGTGGTTTATTACAGCGAAAACTGTCCATCCGGTCCCGTGTTGTACAGTCGCACCCCACGTGGCCAAGGTGCGCCAAGTAAAGGGAGCGATGCTGTTTCATCTACAG TGAACACTGCACCGATGTGTGGTTGCACCAGTCTGCCTAAATCTACGATGGAAGTCAATTCGGTCATAATTAAATCTTCAAAGCAGCGACCATTTGACGAAAACGAAAAAGCATATAAA AACAAGAAACTTGTTGGCAGAAGCCCGAGGCCTCGCAAAGCTCAGAGTGCTGATGTTAATGAAAAGCGAAAGAGCAAAGTATGTACTCCTGTGTCATCTGTAGTAGGATTTCG TAAAGTGAAATCAAACATCATTCGTAAAATGTCACCCCCGGGGAGGGTACCAGTCGTCGTTCGTCGATCATCGCCGTCGATACGCAGTAAAAGAGACCCTGGTTCGCCAATAGCAGCTGGAG CAAATTACCTCTCCATTGCTATGGCAACTCATACCGTGACGTCACCATATTACCGCAGTAACAAAGAAACAGACAGCAGCGTTTCCATGATCTAG
- the LOC143469864 gene encoding uncharacterized protein LOC143469864 isoform X3: MDNEVSTSDEDYATVLSKDLFNAFSSHGKIGELPEDLRGWDVCNNLHDNELELICAANKPYSTLRLINASLSKDKCTAADISERPNSANAGTKPRKKFSSASASNLSIRKSKSSRCIATTTASALLSPHRIGAEAGLRMSPRSRRPASDPPIRYFSKFPMLFHGIKDIEYQFKPHLNHKQHMELYRNSYSYILIRKFRELRASGLTGTKLQTALRLNMCSSASNNNKQHTEGKCRSVSQTPRECACQQPKLCPPSTGKPAVASPPVVYYSENCPSGPVLYSRTPRGQGAPSKGSDAVSSTVNTAPMCGCTSLPKSTMEVNSVIIKSSKQRPFDENEKAYKNKKLVGRSPRPRKAQSADVNEKRKSKVCTPVSSVVGFRKVKSNIIRKMSPPGRVPVVVRRSSPSIRSKRDPGSPIAAGANYLSIAMATHTVTSPYYRSNKETDSSVSMI, from the exons ATGGATAACGAAGTGTCAACAAGTGATGAAGATTATGCTACTGTCTTATCAAAGGAtttatttaatgcattttCATCTCATGGCAAAATCGGAGAGTTACCA GAGGATCTAAGAGGTTGGGATGTATGCAATAATCTTCACGATAATGAATTGGAGCTCATATGCGCTGCGAACAAGCCATACAG CACACTACGACTGATCAACGCTTCGCTTTCGAAAGACAAATGCACTGCAGCAGATATTTCTGAACGGCCGAATTCGGCTAATGCAGGGACTAAACCTCGAAAAAAGTTTTCTAGCGCAAGTGCAAGCAATTTGTCAATTCGTAAAAGCAA AAGTTCTAGATGTATTGCAACCACTACCGCGTCGGCATTACTTTCTCCACACCGTATTGGAGCTGAAGCTGGGTTGAGAATGTCACCTCGATCTCGACGGCCTGCATCCGATCCACCAATTCGATATTTTTCGAAGTTCCCCATGCTCTTTCACGGGATAAAGGACATAGAGTATCAGTTCAAGCCGCACCTTAATCACAAGCAACATATGGAGTTATATAG AAATTCCTATAGTTACATACTCATTCGCAAGTTCCGAGAGTTGCGTGCAAGTGGTCTTACAGGCACCAAGCTTCAGACAGCGCTGCGGTTAAATATGTGTTCTTCAGcatcaaacaacaacaaacaacatacTGAAGGGAAGTGCCGG AGCGTATCACAAACGCCAAGAGAATGCGCTTGCCAACAGCCAAAGTTATGCCCTCCTTCAACTGGAAAACCAGCTGTAGCGTCTCCGCCTGTGGTTTATTACAGCGAAAACTGTCCATCCGGTCCCGTGTTGTACAGTCGCACCCCACGTGGCCAAGGTGCGCCAAGTAAAGGGAGCGATGCTGTTTCATCTACAG TGAACACTGCACCGATGTGTGGTTGCACCAGTCTGCCTAAATCTACGATGGAAGTCAATTCGGTCATAATTAAATCTTCAAAGCAGCGACCATTTGACGAAAACGAAAAAGCATATAAA AACAAGAAACTTGTTGGCAGAAGCCCGAGGCCTCGCAAAGCTCAGAGTGCTGATGTTAATGAAAAGCGAAAGAGCAAAGTATGTACTCCTGTGTCATCTGTAGTAGGATTTCG TAAAGTGAAATCAAACATCATTCGTAAAATGTCACCCCCGGGGAGGGTACCAGTCGTCGTTCGTCGATCATCGCCGTCGATACGCAGTAAAAGAGACCCTGGTTCGCCAATAGCAGCTGGAG CAAATTACCTCTCCATTGCTATGGCAACTCATACCGTGACGTCACCATATTACCGCAGTAACAAAGAAACAGACAGCAGCGTTTCCATGATCTAG